A stretch of Rhododendron vialii isolate Sample 1 chromosome 4a, ASM3025357v1 DNA encodes these proteins:
- the LOC131322161 gene encoding putative disease resistance protein RGA3: protein MAATVLLPAAQAGLVTLIPLATEQIKLAWGFKGGLQKLRRRLNNIQALLRDADKGQIGSEALKEWLKSLTSVTCDVENVLGEFAYEALRKKLEVGNRMRHKVRNFFSSSNPLAFRIKMANRVNNINSLLDEICKEARDMGLRPAVQLTSALVSPSERRQTTPFVDESRCVGRDGDVVVVRDMLLGSKDDLSVIAIVGIPGLGKTTLAQLVYKDKKVVDYFGDNKMWICVSDDFKVERLLNEMVSSLFQEKSEIPSIEGIVRKLGEKLKEKKYLLVLDDVWNTNPQIWEDLISSLKGIEGSNGSKIIVTTRSVDVVYAMRVPQALTHPLHKLSANDSWTMFRERAFANGGPRETQTLVEIGGRMVEKCKGVPLAIKSLGGLLYDKKSLPEWESIEESEIWRSEGEILPALRLSFHHLSSPSLKQCFAYCSIFQKDKLIFKDNLIQLWAGQGYLRSLSEGNLDMEDVGNDYFNTLLRNSLFQDVNFDEYNDVTACKMHDLVHDLALDVSKGSCLTLEASAVKDHPEVQHLSLCLKEETRLEFSHGTIGKLRSLFLTGNLPQNMEDVKSIRALSIVKSDRKVKFYRKALIRSVGESDGEELIESDGKELSRSICKFIHLKYLDLSESSFEKMPNSITKLYNLETLMLPPSSNILEEIQTEFHKLVSLRHLCVKDAEASTKMIPPMIGRLTSLRTLPFFSVGEDEGHRIEELGSLSKLRDRLRVYDLQNVKDKEEAERAKMSEKSKVTKLEFHWDRNHVTSDINDGDVLEGLKPHKNLRGLILKNFGGRKLASWMRSRDDQTLHNLVKIELIDCQSCEDIPILGHLPKLEVVVMENLDNVERIGPEFYGLEGQIVGCSSSTVAVPAPGVFPALKKLTIHGLRKLKEWLDISSLPPAITSTMEFFPRLEELHIEKCPNLITIPGHLLCIQNLAICEEALYGYDIFANGLTLTIVVDPDSTNVNTLIEHLLETSGKSLKRLGIAGSIGCGGGIS from the coding sequence ATGGCTGCAACTGTCCTCCTCCCTGCTGCTCAGGCAGGCCTggttaccttgattccacttgCAACGGAACAGATTAAGTTGGCTTGGGGTTTCAAAGGAGGCCTCCAAAAGCTCCGAAGAAGGTTAAACAACATCCAAGCTTTGCTACGTGATGCTGACAAAGGCCAAATTGGATCAGAAGCCTTGAAAGAGTGGCTCAAGAGTCTCACGTCGGTAACCTGCGATGTGGAGAATGTGCTGGGTGAGTTTGCGTACGAAGCTCTTCGAAAGAAGTTGGAGGTAGGAAACCGGATGAGGCACAAGGTACGCAACTTCTTCTCGTCCTCTAACCCGCTGGCATTTCGTATCAAGATGGCCAATAGGGTGAACAATATCAATTCGTTATTGGATGAAATTTGTAAAGAAGCACGTGATATGGGTCTTAGACCAGCAGTGCAACTCACGAGTGCTTTAGTTTCGCCTAGTGAGCGTAGGCAAACTACACCTTTCGTAGACGAATCACGTTGTGTGGGGAGGGATGGTGATGTGGTAGTAGTGAGAGACATGTTACTCGGCTCTAAAGATGATTTATCTGTCATTGCTATTGTAGGAATCCCTGGGCTTGGAAAGACCACACTAGCTCAGTTAGTTTACAAAGATAAGAAGGTTGTGGATTATTTTGGTGATAACAAAATGTGGATTTGCGTCTCTGATGATTTCAAGGTTGAAAGGTTATTGAATGAGATGGTGAGTTcactttttcaagaaaaatcagAGATTCCAAGCATTGAAGGGATAGTGAGAAAGCTTGGAGAGAAACTGAAGGAAAAGAAATACTTACTCGTATTAGACGATGTTTGGAATACGAATCCACAAATATGGGAAGATTTGATAAGTTCTTTGAAAGGTATAGAGGGCTCCAATGGAAGCAAAATTATAGTTACGACCCGTAGTGTGGATGTGGTATACGCAATGCGGGTGCCCCAAGCTCTTACCCATCCTTTGCATAAACTATCAGCTAATGATAGTTGGACCATGTTTAGGGAAAGGGCTTTTGCAAATGGAGGACCAAGAGAAACTCAAACTCTAGTAGAAATTGGTGGAAGAATGGTAGAAAAGTGTAAGGGTGTGCCGTTGGCGATAAAGTCGTTAGGAGGTTTACTGTACGACAAGAAATCTCTACCGGAATGGGAGTCTATTGAGGAGAGTGAAATATGGAGAAGTGAGGGTGAAATTCTTCCAGCATTAAGGCTTAGTTTCCATCACCTATCCTCCCCAAGTTTGAAACAATGTTTTGCCTATTGTTCTATTTTTCAAAAGGATAAATTAATATTTAAGGATAACTTGATTCAGCTTTGGGCTGGTCAAGGTTATCTTCGGTCTCTTTCAGAAGGGAATTTGGATATGGAAGACGTAGGCAATGACTATTTCAATACCTTGTTGCGTAATTCACTATTTCAAGATGTTAACTTCGATGAGTATAATGATGTTACTGCTTGCAAGATGCATGATCTTGTGCATGATCTTGCTCTAGATGTTTCAAAAGGTAGTTGTTTGACTTTGGAAGCTAGTGCGGTTAAAGACCATCCCGAAGTTCAACATTTGTCATTGTGTCTCAAGGAAGAAACAAGGTTAGAATTTTCACATGGAACTATTGGGAAATTGAGGTCACTATTTTTAACTGGAAATCTCCCACAAAATATGGAAGATGTCAAATCTATTCGTGCCTTGAGTATAGTAAAATCTGATcggaaagtaaaattttataggAAAGCGTTAATAAGATCTGTTGGAGAGTCTGATGGGGAAGAGTTAATAGAATCTGATGGGAAAGAGTTGTCGCGTTCTATATGCAAGTTTATACATCTAAAATATCTTGACCTCTCAGAgtcttcttttgaaaaaatgcCCAATTCTATCACCAAGCTCTACAATTTGGAAACACTGATGTTGCCACCGtcttcaaatattttagaagAGATTCAAACAGAATTTCATAAGTTGGTTAGCTTGAGACATCTTTGCGTGAAAGATGCAGAAGCTAGCACGAAAATGATTCCACCCATGATAGGCCGCTTGACTTCTTTGCGGACGTTACCATTCTTTTCTGTGGGTGAGGACGAGGGCCATAGAATTGAAGAGCTCGGAAGCTTAAGCAAGCTGAGAGATAGATTACGTGTTTATGATCTCCAAAACGTgaaagacaaggaagaagcagaaagAGCTAAAATGtctgaaaaatcaaaagttaCAAAGTTGGAATTTCATTGGGATAGGAACCATGTAACGTCAGACATTAACGATGGGGATGTGTTGGAAGGACTTAAACCTCACAAGAATCTTAGGGGTTTAATTCTCAAAAATTTCGGAGGAAGAAAATTGGCATCATGGATGAGGAGTAGAGATGATCAAACGCTTCATAATTTAGTGAAGATTGAATTAATCGACTGCCAATCATGTGAAGATATCCCAATACTCGGACACCTTCCGAAACTTGAAGTCGTTGTAATGGAAAATTTGGATAATGTGGAGAGAATTGGTCCTGAATTCTATGGTTTGGAGGGACAAATTGTTGGTTGTAGTAGCAGTACTGTGGCTGTGCCAGCACCAGGAGTATTTCCGGCATTGAAAAAACTCACTATTCATGGTTTGCGAAAGCTAAAAGAGTGGTTAGATATATCATCATTGCCTCCTGCAATCACGAGTACAATGGAGTTCTTTCCTCGTCTCGAGGAGTTGCATATCGAGAAATGCCCTAACTTGATCACCATTCCAGGTCATTTGTTATGCATTCAAAATTTAGCTATTTGTGAGGAAGCGTTGTATGGTTATGATATATTTGCGAATGGACTCACTTTGACCATAGTGGTAGATCCGGATTCGACAAATGTCAATACTCTAATTGAACATTTGTTAGAAACAAGCGGCAAGTCCCTAAAGCGTCTGGGAATAGCGGGCTCGATTGGATGCG